The following is a genomic window from Candidatus Bathyarchaeota archaeon.
ACGAAATCTCACTTCAACCTGCAGCAGGGGCGCATGGTGAATTTTTAGGCGTCCTCATAATGCGGGCTTTCCACAAGCTTAACGGGAACCTTTCAAACCGCACTGAGTTCATAATACCCGACTCTGCTCATGGGACTAATCCTGCGAGCGCCACAATGGCTGGCTTTAACGTAATAATTGTGCCTTCCAACAAAAGTGGATGCATAGATATTGAAGCGTTAAAAACAGCTGTTTCAAACCGAACAGCTGGTTTGATGCTAACCAACCCAAATACGTTGGGCATTTTTGAAGAAAATATCGGAGAAATCGCAGACATAATTCACGACGCTGGCGGGCTGCTTTACTACGACGGTGCAAACCTCAATGCAATTCTCGGCAAGGCCAAGCCAGGCGCAATGGGCTTCGACATAGTTCACATAAACATCCACAAGACCTTTGGCACGCCGCATGGTGGGGGAGGACCTGGTGCAGGGCCAATAGGTGTATCTGAAGAACTGGAAAAATTCCTTCCTGTCCCACGAATAGTTTTTGATGGTGAGAGTTATCATTTGGACTATGATAGGCCTAGTAGTGTTGGTAAAGTCAGAAGTTTCTATGGAAATGTGGCGGTTCTCCTCAGAGCATACGCTTACATACTTAGTTTAGGCGCAGAAGGATTGAAAGAAGCCGCAGAGGTTTCAGTGTTAAATGCAAACTATCTAGTTAAGAAGATGGAAGGAATCGGTGCTTATGAGCTGCCCTACGATGCAAAGAGGCCGAGGAAACATGAATGTGTATTCAGCGCGAAACCGCTTCAGAAAAGGAAAGGTGTAAGGGTCATAGACATTTCTAAACGGCTCCTTGACTATGGGATTCATGCGCCCACCACTTATTTTCCATTGATTGTGGAAGAGGCTTTGATGATTGAACCGACGGAATCTTTTGAAAGAGAGGAGCTTGACCGCTTCGTTGAAGCTATGCGGAAGATTGCTGATGAAGCAGAGGTTAACCCAGATTTAGTTTTGAGAGCGCCCAGAAACACTGCTGTTACGAGGTTGGACGAGGTAAAAGCTTCACATCCAAGAACCATGGTGCTAAGCTGGAAAATGTATAAGAAAAGAGGCTCTCAAAAAGCACTGTGAAGAAGTAATCTTATTGGACAAAATAGCTTTTACTCATTGAAAACCGAGTAGAATATTATTTAACAGCGTTGGGAGAAAGTTCGAAGTCGTTGCAGTGTCCAAAATCCTGAGATTGGGTCGACGTTTGCTGAGAAATGGCAGAGAATAAGAGGGAGAAAGGAGAAGCTAAGAATATTATCTTGCAGGTTTTGCATTTGGTTAATTTCCAAGTTACATTCGAACGTTCTCAGCGATGCTCAAGTTTTGACTTCTCTAGGAAGGTTTATGTTTAGATTTTCTACATTGACTTTTAAAGGTCGTATCTGTTTTGAAGGTTTCGGTGCGATTGTTTACGGTGTTGCGTGAATTGGCTCAAAAAGGTGGTGAGACCTTGGAATTCGATGTGGGATTCGTTACTGTCAAAGATGTCTTGGAAGAATTGGTGAGACGGCATGGGAAAGAGTTCAAAGACTACTTATATGATGAAAAAAGGAGGGTGCGGGAGCATTTGCAGTTGCTTGTTAATGGGAAGAGTGTAAGCTTGTCGGAGGAGTTGGAGACGCGGTTGAGGGAAGGAGACGAGGTAGCGATTGTTCCGCCTGTAGGCGGCGGCTAACTCTTTCTGCTTGCTGTTTATCGGTTTAGTTTCTTTTCATAGATTAGTTCAGTTGTGGGTTCTTCGCTGTTGAAGCCAATCTCAGTGAGAGCGGCGGAGATTATGGGTATGTTGCACGCGAAGGCGTAGACGTTTGTGATATCTTGTTGGCAGGAGTAGGTTTTGAAGAATCTTATCATGTCCCTGACGCCTTGGTGGTCACCATCGATATAACATGTCTGGAAGGCTTTTTCTTGCCACACGTTTTTTACGGTCTCGTCTATTAGAACTAAACCATCAATAGCGTCGTTGCTTTCGTGTATTATGGCTTTTTTGTTGACGATGAATCTAGCGAGGTCTTGGTTTTCCAGCGTTGCCCACGCAAACAGGATTGTGTAGAGGCCTGCGGATTTTGTGAATATGTCCGAATTTGTAAGGAACTTCCATATTTTCTCTGCATCGCTTCTCTGTGCCCACTTGCAGTTTTTTATTTTCTCAATTTGGAACCCTTTACATTCCATGATTAAGAAGTCTGAAACTTGTGCGAAGCCGAGTTTTTTGAGTGCTTTTTGGGCCACTTGGTTGTCAGAGTCTGTCGCAAGCATTGCTGTTTTGGCTCCTTTGGTCTTAGCCCATTTCAGGCAGGCTGTTGTTAATGCAGTAGCGATGCTTTTGCGTCTGTAGTCTGGGTCAGTTCTAGCGGCTTGCAGCCATGCTTCGCCAGGTTTTTGCAGTGAGACACGCATTATGCCTACGGGTTTGTTGTTTAGTGTGGCTGTGAGTAGTATGGCCTGTCTTTCCTTTAGCCATCTGTCCCAGACGTTGGTAATGTAGTCGCCCCAGTTGAACGTGTGTTCACAGAATTTGAAGACTGCTTCTTTGTCACTTTGTTGGGCTGGGCGTATTGTGGGTTGGTTCTGCATGGCTGAAAGAAGAGACTGTTCTATTGTATTTAAAAGTGGAGATTTCTAGTGTGCATCACCCTTAAACTAAGATCTGTATTTTAAGCTCTAGAATATTTGTCCAACTTTGTGTATGTGCAACTGCTGATCCTCTCCAGTTTTTGTATGGTTCCAAATGGAAGCCTAATGGAAGCCAAATGATTTATACACACGTAACTTCAACATCAAAGTTATGACTCTGTTATTTCTTGAACTCAAATGAACAGGCAGAGGCTGAAAAGCCCCATCCATAACCAAGCGTTAAAACAATGTCACCTTTTGCAAGTTTGTTTCTAGAAACTATTTTTTCAAGGATAAATGGCAAACTTGCTCCGGCTAAATTTCCATACTCCTTAAGCACTTCATGTGACTCTTCAAGTTTTTCAGGTTGAATCCCGTAGTGTTCAGCTATGAGGTTAAGTATCTTTTCGCTGCCGGTGTGGACTGCCAATTTTTTCGTGACTTTCATGATTTTTTCAACATGTTCTCCAACCAGTTTTCTAAGAACCAGAGAAATGTATTTGACGCCAAGTTCTGGAATTTCTCTGTCTAGGTGTGAGTAAAAGCCAAAATTGAATGGCTCGTTTAAGGCTGTCAGTCTGGTGTAACCAGCTAAATAATCCATCTTTTTAAAATTCGTGACTTCCACAATTTTATCAAAGGACAGGCCGCTTCCCTCATTTGACACAATGATGCTGGCTGTCCCGTCTCCAAAGAGGAAAAACTCCATGGTGGCAATCCATTTTCTCAACTCCATCTGCCTTCTATCTTTGTGCATTATCGAGTTAATTTTGCTGATTTCCATAATGTCTTTCATGCCTTGTACTTGATTATAAAACCAATATGAATTTACTCCAGAAATGCAAAGCAGAACGAAATCTCTTGGGTGCGCCGCAAGATAGTTTTGAGCGAGTTCAAGTGCTTTCGTGAAGGCTGTACACCCCATTCCTTGAACATTGACATGGTTAACATAAGGGTTAAAGCCAAGTTTCCGAATCAGAAGCTGGCTGAGACCTGGACACAAAAATGGGTTCACATCATAAGTTGCAATAAAATAATCTATTTCTCTAATAGAAAGACCTGCATTTTCGACAGTGTGCTTACAAGCCTCTAGGCAAAGGTTGACTAGGCCCGTTTCGCTCAAAATAGTCTCTGATTTTGAAGGTGAATCAGCATATTTGACTAGATGTCTATTTGAGACTCCTAAGTTCAGGATGTTCCTTTTAATACCATCAGGAATTTGGCATGGAAAGACTTCCATGAGTTCATCTGTTGAATACCTACTTTTAGGTGCGGCCGTTGATAACTGCAATATCTGCATGTCAGTAAGAAGGATGAACGGAATCATAAAAAGATTTATAATAATCAAGGGTGAATGAAAGAGAAAAAATAAGTTTTTATTTTTCGAAATTTCTTCATGGCGAAGCTAAGCGAACGCTTATTGAGGTAGACAATCGTTATT
Proteins encoded in this region:
- a CDS encoding GNAT family N-acetyltransferase codes for the protein MQNQPTIRPAQQSDKEAVFKFCEHTFNWGDYITNVWDRWLKERQAILLTATLNNKPVGIMRVSLQKPGEAWLQAARTDPDYRRKSIATALTTACLKWAKTKGAKTAMLATDSDNQVAQKALKKLGFAQVSDFLIMECKGFQIEKIKNCKWAQRSDAEKIWKFLTNSDIFTKSAGLYTILFAWATLENQDLARFIVNKKAIIHESNDAIDGLVLIDETVKNVWQEKAFQTCYIDGDHQGVRDMIRFFKTYSCQQDITNVYAFACNIPIISAALTEIGFNSEEPTTELIYEKKLNR
- the gcvPB gene encoding aminomethyl-transferring glycine dehydrogenase subunit GcvPB, yielding MTDFKQARWNEPVIFELGCNSRRGYIVPKIENSIRQTVGDVQTLLPEKVRRQSPPELPGLSEVEVVRHFTRLSQMNYCVDLGLYPLGSCTMKYNPKINDLLASLPSLTQLHPYQNEKNVQGTLGILYDLGKWLAEITGTYEISLQPAAGAHGEFLGVLIMRAFHKLNGNLSNRTEFIIPDSAHGTNPASATMAGFNVIIVPSNKSGCIDIEALKTAVSNRTAGLMLTNPNTLGIFEENIGEIADIIHDAGGLLYYDGANLNAILGKAKPGAMGFDIVHINIHKTFGTPHGGGGPGAGPIGVSEELEKFLPVPRIVFDGESYHLDYDRPSSVGKVRSFYGNVAVLLRAYAYILSLGAEGLKEAAEVSVLNANYLVKKMEGIGAYELPYDAKRPRKHECVFSAKPLQKRKGVRVIDISKRLLDYGIHAPTTYFPLIVEEALMIEPTESFEREELDRFVEAMRKIADEAEVNPDLVLRAPRNTAVTRLDEVKASHPRTMVLSWKMYKKRGSQKAL
- a CDS encoding MoaD family protein, with the translated sequence MAQKGGETLEFDVGFVTVKDVLEELVRRHGKEFKDYLYDEKRRVREHLQLLVNGKSVSLSEELETRLREGDEVAIVPPVGGG